Proteins encoded within one genomic window of Brenneria nigrifluens DSM 30175 = ATCC 13028:
- a CDS encoding phage tail tape measure protein has product MATEFSIGVIIGGAVSGAFRSAIAGTRRTLDSLNETTRRLQERQTGLTQAMERYGHIGGTAARRMNSDLLRVGRTMEQLQRQQQRLSSISAKSDALRANRMSLYGKGVETYAMARTVAAPLVSSVTQYSRFESGLRDIAVTGNLNSEDEKTIGAAIRQSSLQTNQTQEAMLAGVNQLVADGMNANQASQLSGMLGKAATATKADMEDLAKMTFAFSDSLGISSPKEIAEAFAMAAAGAKTGSFEMKDMAKALPGLSKAFAARGITGKEAITQIISSLEAAKGAGSSEEAVTNMNNWLAAMGRSDTIQKYNKAGIDYQKSMSNYVSQGYSQYESSLMIANRFIDNKGKAFVTQWEAAGKVGDKEAQQKLFESFGMAEVFTDIQTVNHLVSMRQNWGKYESNKNEMNSPEAQKSLDTDFAKQNDTLEARWRRVGVGVADMALSIGESLRPTLVAWSDAIIPFLDAAGKWITANPEIVSTVAQVAAGLVAFKGATIVAKLGGNLLLSGFTDLWKGAVLVQSKFMLLRSALSVGGRLAGIANGVTSLTRALSSGLMSGLRLAGNGLAWLGRGAALLGRLLGGTLLRGITLVGRAVLILGRALMLNPIGLLITGIAVGAYLIYRYWGPISNWFRARWNDIRTAFSGGIGGVSRLIINWSPLGLFYKVFAGVMKYFGIDMPNKFTEFGGNIISGLVNGIRNRWQAAKASVSELGNNISGWFADKLGIHSPSRVFMGFGANIVQGAAIGISRTTPQAAQAGLQLARALIPTVPKISLPALPPLPSLRARTTAKALPEVPELPTGTENTVVGRRAGHQAGNASGGIRVTFSPNIYMDGKRSASTPEIANALNLSLHELEKMLERIMTQQQRRGYA; this is encoded by the coding sequence GTGGCCACTGAATTTTCCATAGGCGTAATCATCGGCGGGGCTGTATCCGGGGCGTTCCGTTCGGCCATTGCCGGCACGCGTCGCACGTTGGATTCCCTTAATGAAACTACCCGCCGTTTGCAGGAACGACAGACCGGCCTAACGCAGGCAATGGAGCGCTATGGGCATATTGGCGGCACCGCCGCCCGGCGTATGAATAGTGATTTGCTGCGCGTTGGCCGCACGATGGAACAACTTCAGCGTCAGCAGCAACGCCTGTCGTCTATTTCTGCAAAAAGCGATGCCCTACGGGCTAATCGAATGAGTCTCTACGGCAAAGGCGTTGAAACTTATGCAATGGCCAGAACGGTGGCTGCCCCGCTTGTCAGCTCCGTCACCCAGTATTCCCGATTTGAGTCCGGGCTGCGGGATATCGCCGTTACCGGGAACCTGAACTCCGAAGATGAGAAGACAATCGGCGCGGCTATCCGCCAGTCATCGCTGCAAACCAATCAGACCCAGGAGGCCATGCTGGCCGGGGTGAATCAGTTGGTTGCCGACGGTATGAATGCCAACCAGGCATCGCAGCTTTCAGGCATGCTGGGTAAAGCGGCCACGGCCACTAAGGCCGACATGGAAGATCTGGCCAAAATGACCTTTGCCTTCAGCGACTCGCTCGGGATTTCCAGTCCGAAAGAAATTGCAGAAGCCTTTGCCATGGCTGCGGCGGGGGCGAAGACTGGCTCGTTTGAGATGAAGGACATGGCGAAAGCCCTGCCGGGGCTGTCGAAGGCATTCGCGGCCAGAGGGATCACCGGAAAAGAGGCCATCACTCAGATCATCTCCAGTCTGGAGGCCGCAAAAGGCGCCGGTTCCTCGGAAGAGGCGGTCACCAACATGAACAACTGGCTGGCGGCGATGGGCCGCTCGGACACCATCCAGAAGTACAACAAGGCGGGAATCGACTACCAGAAATCGATGAGCAACTACGTATCGCAGGGGTACTCGCAGTACGAATCGTCCCTGATGATCGCTAATCGCTTTATCGACAATAAAGGTAAGGCATTCGTCACTCAGTGGGAAGCCGCGGGCAAGGTGGGAGACAAAGAAGCGCAGCAGAAACTGTTTGAGTCGTTCGGGATGGCAGAGGTATTTACGGATATTCAGACCGTAAACCACCTGGTTTCGATGCGCCAGAATTGGGGCAAATACGAATCGAACAAAAATGAGATGAACAGTCCGGAAGCGCAAAAGTCACTGGATACTGATTTTGCCAAGCAGAACGACACGTTAGAAGCACGCTGGCGTCGGGTTGGCGTCGGTGTCGCCGATATGGCGCTCTCCATCGGCGAGTCGCTGCGACCAACGCTGGTCGCGTGGAGCGATGCGATTATCCCATTCCTGGACGCGGCGGGAAAATGGATCACGGCAAACCCGGAAATCGTGAGCACGGTCGCCCAGGTGGCGGCCGGTCTGGTGGCGTTCAAGGGGGCGACTATTGTCGCAAAGCTGGGTGGAAACCTGTTGCTCTCCGGGTTTACCGACCTGTGGAAAGGCGCGGTACTGGTTCAGTCAAAATTTATGCTTCTGCGCTCGGCGCTCAGCGTGGGGGGGCGTCTGGCTGGTATCGCCAACGGCGTCACGTCCCTGACCCGCGCCTTGAGCAGCGGTCTGATGAGCGGTCTACGCCTGGCGGGCAACGGTCTGGCATGGTTGGGCCGGGGAGCAGCGCTACTGGGGCGCTTACTGGGCGGCACATTATTGCGCGGCATTACCCTAGTCGGTCGCGCCGTGCTGATACTGGGACGGGCGTTAATGCTGAATCCCATCGGCCTGCTAATCACCGGCATCGCCGTAGGCGCATACCTGATTTACCGCTACTGGGGGCCGATCAGCAACTGGTTCCGGGCGCGCTGGAACGATATCCGCACCGCCTTTAGCGGCGGTATCGGCGGCGTGTCTCGCTTAATCATTAACTGGTCGCCGCTGGGACTGTTTTATAAAGTCTTTGCCGGAGTGATGAAATATTTCGGCATTGATATGCCGAATAAATTCACCGAGTTCGGCGGCAATATTATCAGCGGGCTGGTTAACGGTATCCGTAATAGATGGCAAGCCGCCAAAGCCAGCGTGTCCGAATTGGGGAACAATATCTCCGGCTGGTTTGCCGACAAGCTCGGTATCCATTCGCCCAGCCGCGTGTTTATGGGATTCGGCGCCAATATCGTGCAGGGAGCCGCTATTGGCATTAGCCGTACCACGCCGCAGGCGGCACAGGCGGGACTGCAATTGGCGCGGGCGCTGATTCCCACCGTGCCTAAAATCAGCTTGCCGGCACTACCGCCATTACCTTCGTTACGCGCCAGAACGACAGCGAAAGCCTTACCGGAAGTCCCGGAGTTGCCCACAGGAACGGAAAATACGGTTGTCGGCCGTCGTGCTGGCCATCAGGCGGGCAACGCCAGCGGCGGTATTCGGGTGACGTTTTCGCCCAACATTTATATGGATGGTAAAAGATCCGCTTCAACGCCGGAAATCGCCAACGCATTGAATCTCAGTCTGCACGAATTGGAAAAAATGCTGGAGCGCATCATGACGCAACAACAACGCCGGGGGTATGCCTGA
- a CDS encoding phage tail protein produces the protein MFAVLGDIEFELITYWDGFESTFGVDYAEHSRIEGKPGLQFIGEQLDEFRISLVFHSMYCTPDSELARLRRAMRAHQALALVFGNGDYRGWFVVTAVTASSQQTDASGNVMAMTAEVTLREYTGDPKSPQVPSAIKSTVPGSGVVTGSVTKPSGLAQSVRDAVSNAKKAQSALQTAASTVRMVQKMASNPAIALTRVPGLLTQISGVATPLAASVPALSAITATFPDAIHVARATNQATDFVNAARDSLANVDSRNIASALNSVSGQFSSAGTLLTNVSPTLSQITAAIATRRV, from the coding sequence ATGTTTGCCGTTCTCGGAGATATTGAGTTTGAGTTAATCACCTATTGGGACGGCTTCGAGTCCACCTTTGGCGTCGATTATGCTGAACATAGCCGTATTGAAGGTAAACCGGGCTTACAGTTTATCGGTGAGCAACTGGATGAGTTTCGCATTAGCCTGGTATTCCACAGCATGTACTGTACGCCGGATAGCGAACTGGCCCGACTGCGTCGCGCCATGCGGGCGCATCAGGCGCTGGCGCTGGTGTTTGGCAACGGCGATTATCGCGGCTGGTTCGTGGTGACGGCGGTGACGGCCAGCAGCCAGCAGACGGATGCGTCCGGCAATGTGATGGCTATGACGGCGGAAGTCACATTGCGCGAATATACTGGCGATCCGAAAAGCCCGCAGGTTCCCTCCGCGATTAAAAGCACCGTTCCGGGTAGCGGAGTTGTCACCGGCTCAGTGACCAAACCCAGCGGACTGGCGCAGTCGGTGCGCGATGCCGTGAGTAACGCCAAAAAAGCCCAGTCGGCACTGCAAACTGCCGCCAGTACGGTGCGCATGGTGCAAAAAATGGCGTCCAACCCGGCGATTGCGCTGACCCGCGTTCCCGGTCTGTTAACGCAAATCAGCGGCGTTGCCACGCCATTAGCCGCGTCGGTTCCCGCGCTGAGCGCCATCACCGCAACCTTTCCCGATGCTATTCACGTCGCCAGAGCAACCAATCAGGCAACCGACTTTGTTAACGCGGCGCGTGATTCCCTGGCGAACGTCGACAGCCGCAATATTGCCAGCGCATTGAACAGCGTTTCCGGCCAGTTCAGTTCTGCTGGCACCTTACTTACCAACGTTTCACCAACGCTGAGCCAGATAACGGCGGCGATTGCCACGCGGAGGGTGTGA
- a CDS encoding tail protein X, producing the protein MYIEHVTKMGERWDLLANHYYGDPLGYNRIIASNPHVAITPVLPSGIVLLIPLIAADEAVTAEESAPWLR; encoded by the coding sequence ATGTACATTGAGCATGTAACCAAAATGGGCGAGCGCTGGGATCTGCTGGCCAACCATTATTACGGCGATCCATTAGGGTATAACCGGATAATCGCCTCCAATCCGCATGTAGCCATCACGCCGGTGTTGCCTTCCGGTATCGTGCTGCTGATCCCGCTGATTGCAGCGGATGAGGCGGTGACTGCCGAGGAGAGCGCGCCGTGGCTACGTTAA
- a CDS encoding phage late control D family protein produces the protein MATLIQQANLSPGISGVLQPIFSLWYLQQDITSDIAPYVTRVSYSDNIKSESDTIDVELEDSDGRWLDKWYPGKGDTLTLKLGYSGEKLLSCGTFSIDEIEVGGPPSTVSIRGVAASVNSALRTKSSRGFENTTLAAIASRIAKKHDLKLIGGIEPVKIDRVTQYAETDVGFLKRLASEYGYAVKVVSDQLVFSHLATLRQLDPVRQLTPQDVARYSLRDTINRVYKSAKVKHQKASDKKLVVYEADGSTTTTTKSGGKATSADTLKLNSRAADKDSAQLKADAALDGHNEYQQTGSISLMGTPQLIAGNKIELVKFGQLSGHWLITSARHSFDRSGGYITEIEIARGPVTTGKSTRSKTQKLTVYKPDGTTETVTREKKK, from the coding sequence GTGGCTACGTTAATTCAGCAGGCTAATCTTTCTCCGGGTATTTCCGGGGTACTTCAGCCGATCTTTTCTCTGTGGTATCTGCAACAGGATATCACCAGCGATATCGCGCCCTATGTCACCCGCGTCAGCTATAGCGACAATATCAAGTCGGAATCGGACACCATCGACGTCGAACTGGAGGATAGCGACGGTCGCTGGCTGGATAAATGGTATCCGGGCAAAGGCGATACGTTGACGCTGAAGCTGGGCTACAGCGGAGAAAAACTGCTGTCCTGCGGTACTTTCTCTATCGATGAAATCGAAGTCGGTGGGCCGCCGTCAACGGTATCGATTCGCGGCGTGGCCGCGTCGGTGAACTCGGCGCTGCGTACCAAATCCAGCAGGGGTTTTGAAAACACCACGTTGGCCGCTATCGCCAGCCGGATAGCCAAAAAGCACGACCTGAAACTGATCGGCGGCATCGAGCCGGTAAAGATTGATCGCGTAACCCAATATGCCGAAACCGACGTCGGCTTTCTTAAGCGGCTGGCGAGCGAGTACGGCTATGCGGTCAAGGTGGTCAGCGATCAACTGGTGTTCTCGCATCTGGCCACGCTGCGCCAGCTCGATCCCGTCAGGCAACTGACGCCGCAGGACGTGGCCCGCTATTCGCTGCGCGACACCATCAATCGCGTGTACAAGTCGGCAAAGGTCAAGCATCAGAAAGCCAGCGATAAGAAACTGGTGGTGTATGAGGCGGACGGCAGTACGACGACCACGACGAAAAGCGGTGGCAAGGCCACCAGTGCGGATACGCTGAAGCTTAACAGCCGCGCAGCGGACAAAGACAGCGCGCAGCTTAAAGCCGATGCGGCGCTGGATGGGCATAACGAGTACCAGCAGACCGGTTCGATAAGCCTGATGGGTACGCCGCAGCTCATCGCCGGCAACAAAATCGAGTTGGTGAAATTCGGTCAACTGTCGGGTCACTGGCTGATCACCTCCGCCCGGCATTCGTTTGACCGCAGCGGCGGTTATATCACTGAGATCGAGATTGCACGCGGCCCGGTCACCACCGGCAAATCGACGCGCAGTAAAACGCAGAAATTAACGGTGTATAAACCGGACGGCACCACTGAAACCGTCACCAGGGAAAAGAAAAAATGA
- a CDS encoding phage baseplate assembly protein V: protein MSVSRQVGTISAVDPKNVRARVRLPECDNLRTNWLDVLQHNTQNNKDYWLPDVGEQVVVLLDANGEDGVILGAVYSSVDTPPINNPDARGVTYADSAAFYYDRLTHTLTINGGIEHIVITCGTDVTVKTQKAVIDTPETEVTGNLLVKGKFTYQGGMAGSGGDGAAAIIQGNVSVEGDIDAGGKIMDKGGNSNHHTH from the coding sequence ATGAGCGTATCCCGCCAGGTAGGCACTATCAGCGCCGTTGACCCAAAGAACGTCCGCGCCCGCGTTCGCCTGCCTGAATGCGATAACCTTCGCACCAACTGGCTGGACGTGCTGCAACACAATACCCAGAACAATAAGGACTACTGGCTGCCCGACGTCGGTGAGCAGGTTGTCGTGCTGCTGGACGCCAACGGCGAAGACGGCGTGATCCTGGGCGCGGTCTATTCCAGCGTCGATACGCCGCCCATCAATAACCCGGACGCACGCGGCGTGACCTATGCGGACAGCGCGGCGTTTTACTACGACCGCCTAACCCACACGCTGACGATTAACGGTGGTATCGAGCATATCGTGATTACCTGCGGCACGGACGTGACGGTCAAAACGCAAAAAGCTGTTATTGACACACCGGAAACGGAAGTGACGGGCAATCTGCTGGTTAAAGGCAAATTCACCTATCAGGGCGGTATGGCGGGATCTGGCGGTGATGGCGCGGCGGCGATTATTCAAGGGAATGTCAGCGTTGAGGGCGATATCGATGCCGGTGGTAAGATCATGGACAAGGGCGGCAACTCGAATCATCATACTCACTGA
- a CDS encoding AbiJ-NTD4 domain-containing protein — protein sequence MPSFSQRMGIRPMQKAIQRESMDNELRIGLWNVLQIAVWDKWSDGSFSREKLEITIKKIWIHFFKLPVDKIPAFHYDPYRSSKDAHEIIRDFFFEMEWWELYDFFEFTLQNIPDEWRASLSSSCNYVLEKENAAYRLIDEEIVEITDNLEIEAIEDAIGNSSQSAKSHLQRALELLSDRKQPDYRNSIKESISAVESVCNAISGDSKGTLGKGLKQIETAISLHPSLKSAFSNLYGYTCDSGGIRHAFIDGDITPSFADAKFMLVACSAFCNYLWTKVAENGR from the coding sequence ATGCCGTCTTTTTCTCAGCGGATGGGAATCCGCCCGATGCAGAAAGCCATTCAGCGTGAATCAATGGATAATGAGTTGCGTATTGGACTTTGGAATGTATTACAAATTGCAGTTTGGGATAAATGGTCAGATGGATCTTTTTCAAGAGAAAAACTTGAGATTACAATTAAAAAGATATGGATTCATTTTTTTAAACTACCAGTAGATAAAATACCTGCATTTCATTACGACCCCTATAGATCCTCAAAGGATGCACATGAAATTATACGGGACTTTTTTTTCGAGATGGAATGGTGGGAGTTGTATGATTTTTTTGAATTTACCCTTCAAAACATTCCAGATGAGTGGCGTGCTTCCTTATCATCATCATGCAATTATGTGTTGGAAAAGGAAAATGCGGCTTATCGCTTAATAGATGAAGAAATCGTCGAAATAACCGACAATTTGGAAATTGAGGCCATTGAAGATGCTATTGGCAATAGTTCACAATCGGCAAAATCGCATCTTCAGCGAGCATTAGAACTACTCTCCGACCGTAAACAGCCTGACTACCGTAACTCCATCAAAGAGTCGATTTCCGCCGTTGAGTCAGTATGCAATGCTATCTCTGGCGACTCGAAAGGTACACTGGGTAAAGGTCTAAAACAAATTGAAACCGCTATCAGCCTGCATCCCAGCCTGAAAAGTGCATTTTCAAATCTGTACGGCTATACCTGTGATAGCGGCGGTATTCGCCATGCTTTTATTGATGGCGATATCACACCTTCTTTTGCCGACGCCAAATTTATGCTGGTTGCCTGTAGCGCTTTCTGCAATTACCTATGGACGAAGGTGGCGGAAAACGGGCGCTAA
- a CDS encoding GPW/gp25 family protein, whose product MNTHSVFWQPALQRPGELVEGVADITQAIHIILRTPRGSDPHRPEFGSNLHRYIDYPIDRAVPHVVREAVEAIKRWEPRCKLLAVKPLISGEQMTLRVSWETTSGVLQATEVLWR is encoded by the coding sequence ATGAATACTCACTCTGTTTTCTGGCAACCGGCCCTGCAACGCCCCGGCGAACTCGTCGAGGGGGTCGCCGATATTACGCAGGCCATCCACATCATTCTGCGCACGCCGCGCGGCAGCGATCCCCATCGTCCCGAATTCGGCAGCAATTTGCATCGCTACATCGACTATCCCATCGACCGGGCCGTTCCGCATGTGGTGCGTGAAGCGGTTGAGGCCATCAAGCGCTGGGAGCCGCGTTGCAAATTACTGGCGGTCAAACCGCTTATCAGCGGCGAGCAGATGACGCTGCGCGTGAGCTGGGAAACCACCAGCGGCGTATTGCAGGCCACGGAGGTGTTATGGCGGTAA
- a CDS encoding baseplate assembly protein, with translation MAVTEEPIFIARDAEAITAEMIAKYEADSGKTLYPAQAERLLIDLIAYREMLLRSGIQEAAKQNLVRYSRAPMLDYLGELVGTYRLAAQAAQTTLLFSIEAALLTDTLIPAGTRVSASDSIVFATDGDVLMNAGALSATISATCTQTGTAGNNWQPAQVSTLLDDIADVDFTVVNTVASSGGAEEESDERLRERIQLAPESFSTAGSRLAYRYHALSAHPDIVDVAVVRAEPGIVHLYPLLSGGLPDTALLAQVESVCSDEKVRPLTDTVAAKAPVAVEYRLHARLTLKRNVQALPVKQEAERVAADWAENRRATLGQDIVPSQIIAALSIDGIYSVELLSPGLTVLDDWQLALCTGVTVTIAGVADE, from the coding sequence ATGGCGGTAACTGAAGAACCGATCTTTATTGCGCGTGACGCCGAGGCGATCACCGCCGAGATGATCGCCAAATATGAAGCCGATAGCGGAAAAACACTCTATCCAGCGCAGGCGGAGCGCTTACTGATCGACCTGATCGCCTACCGGGAAATGCTGCTGCGCAGCGGCATTCAGGAAGCGGCGAAACAGAATCTGGTGCGCTATTCCCGCGCGCCGATGCTCGATTACCTCGGCGAACTGGTCGGCACTTACCGGCTGGCGGCTCAGGCGGCGCAAACCACGCTGCTTTTCAGCATTGAAGCCGCACTACTGACGGATACGCTGATTCCGGCCGGAACGCGCGTCAGCGCTTCAGACAGCATTGTGTTTGCTACCGATGGCGACGTGCTGATGAACGCGGGAGCGCTGAGTGCGACCATTAGCGCCACCTGTACGCAAACCGGCACCGCCGGGAATAACTGGCAACCGGCGCAGGTCAGCACCCTGCTCGATGATATTGCTGATGTCGATTTCACGGTGGTCAACACCGTCGCCAGTTCCGGCGGTGCGGAAGAAGAAAGCGACGAGCGGCTACGGGAACGCATTCAACTGGCTCCGGAGTCTTTCAGCACGGCGGGTTCAAGATTGGCGTATCGCTATCACGCACTGAGCGCGCACCCGGATATTGTCGATGTGGCGGTGGTCAGGGCTGAACCGGGCATCGTTCATCTCTATCCGCTGCTGTCTGGCGGGTTGCCCGATACCGCGCTATTGGCGCAGGTGGAAAGCGTCTGTTCGGATGAGAAAGTGCGACCGCTGACCGATACGGTGGCCGCCAAAGCGCCCGTTGCGGTGGAGTATAGGCTCCATGCCCGGCTGACGCTTAAACGCAATGTTCAGGCATTGCCTGTCAAACAGGAAGCTGAACGGGTAGCCGCCGACTGGGCGGAAAACCGCCGCGCAACGCTGGGGCAAGATATCGTCCCCAGCCAGATTATCGCCGCGTTATCGATCGATGGCATCTATAGCGTCGAGCTGTTATCCCCCGGATTAACGGTGCTGGATGACTGGCAACTTGCCCTTTGTACCGGCGTCACCGTCACCATTGCCGGAGTCGCCGATGAGTGA